The following is a genomic window from Planctomycetia bacterium.
GCCACCCTGTCCATTCGTCAGCAGCGTGATCTGTTCGGCGCAGGCGGCGCTGCAAAAGCGATAGGGCTTGTTGCTTCGACTGGAGTTGTAAGAGTCATCGGCGATGAACAGCGCGTGGCAGTCTGTGTAAGGATAATTCGTTGAGCCGTCATTGGGATAACCATACGAATTGGGCCAGGAGTGCTCACGATTGTAATTCGTATTGCCGGCCCCCACCTTGGCGTAGCTGGCATTCCTGTATATATCCAGAACGTTGGATGGATTGCTCGGATCCTCATCCGCCAACTCGAGGATATTCCAAGTGTCCGTGGACGAGGATGTGTATGGAAACCTCGTGTGATCGTCGATTATCGGGTGAAGTGTTGCGCGTAGCGTAGAACTATTCGTCGTGTCCACGGAACTGTAATAACCGGGCGGTGGATCAGCCGACGCCAAGTATGCAATCGACAATGTGACCATCATGACGGTAGCCGGCAAAATCCATCCCTCCGTCTTTACCGGTGCGTGTCGAGCTTTCGTCATCTCCATCGCGAAAAACTCCCTTTATGGGCCGGGGTGAGCCGCATCGCGGGCTGTTTCGCGCGGGACCACCCGTCCCACAAGGTTCGATCGATTCAGCCTCGCTTGAGGTGATTCTGCTAACCGCCCACCGCTTATTCAAGTAAAATCCTCGCTAATGAAGCAAGACAACCACCGATTTTTAGCGAGCGCTGCAAGAAACCGTACAATCGGTCGTTGTTCAATGTATCGGGCCGATCGGAGGGCCGACCATGCCTTCAAGTGGTGGGAAGAGTCCGTTGATGCTGATGACCCTTGCAGTGATTCTCATTGCGGGACCGGCACAGACTTTCGCCCAGGACAAGGTCCCGGACTTTAGCTACTCCCGTCCCCAGGGTGAACCACAGATGCTCAAGGCCCTCCCCCGGGAACGCCCGACCGTCCCGCAGGTCCGCTTCGGCAACTTTCGGCCCTTTAACGAAATCGACAATTTCATCCTCGCGCGCATCAAGGCGGAGAAGGTCAAGCCTGCGAAGCTCTGCGATGACTGGGACTTCGCGCGCCGCGCCAGCCTCGATCTGGTCGGTCTCATCCCCACCGCCACCGACCTCGAGCGATACTTCAAATGGAACGAGAAGGAGCGACGCTCCAAGTGGATTGATTTCCTTCTAAAGCAACCGCAGTACGCGGATCATTGGACCATTTTCTGGGGCGACCTTCTGCGGGAGCGCGATCGCGTCCGCGGTGCACCCAATGGCGCCCTGAAGCGTTTCATCCACCGCAGCCTCATCGAAAACCGTCCTTACGATCAGTGGGTTCAGGAGCTGATTACCGCCCAGGGCCCGGCCGACGAAAATGACGCGGCCGCCTACATCCTCAGAGACCGGGGAGACCCGGATGTCCTGACCGTCTCCGTCACCCAGAGTCTCCTGGGCATCCAGCTCAAGTGCGCCCAGTGCCACGACCACCCTACCGACTGGTGGACGCAAAAGCAGTTCCAGGGAATGGCAGGATTCTGGCATGGCAGCCGTCCGCGACCTTATCGCACGCAGGAAGTACGCGTCGGCGACCGGGTCGTCCCGATGCCCATCTTCCGGCTGGAGGACCGCGAGCGCCGGGCCGACGGCACCTTCATCACCGGAGCTGTCTCCGAGCTCGGTCGCGGTCGAAGAGCTCTCGCCGACCTCATCACTCGGCGCGATGACCCCTTCTTTGCGCGCGTCGCCGTCAATCGACTCTGGAACAAACTCATGGGCGCCGGCCTCGTAATGCCGGTCGATAATTTCAGCGCTCTCAATCCGCCCTCTCATTCCGAATTGCTCGACTGGCTGGCCCTCGAGTTTGTCGATCACAACTATGACCTCAGGCACATTCTTCGATCGATCGCCACCTCGCGGACTTATCAGCAGATGTCCGCACGCAAGGTGCCGAAACTCGTCAGGAAGGTCTCGGACAACGGCGACGAATCCGCTCGCGAGCCCGGCGCGATGTTCGAGATCATGCCGCTTCGTCGGATGAGCGCCGAGCAGATTCAGGACTCGATCCTCGCCGCCACCGGCAGATACCGAAGTCAGAACTGGCTTCGCGCATCCATCCTCAAGCCGTACCCTCCCCCGCCGCGCGACTTTCTCACTGTCTTCGGCGCCTCCGACCGCGAAACGCTTCTCCCCCGCCCCACCACCGGCAGTGTCCAGCAATCGCTCACACTCATGAACGGCGACTTCGTCAGCGCGGCCATCCGCATCCACCCCGATCATCCGCTCGTCTATTGGGATCGACAAAGCAGCCTCACAAGTGCGCAGCTCGTTGACGCACTCTTTGTCCAGTTCCTCACTCGGCTGCCAACGGTCAAGGAGCGACAATGGGCCTTGAACTACGTCGGCTTTGGTCAAAACGAATGGGCCTGGGAAGATCTGCAGTGGGCCCTGATCAACACCCGGGAGTTTCAGTACATTCGTTAACGCCAATGGGAAGCGTGCATCCATGAATTCATGCCGGGGCTGTGAGAGCTACCAGCGAATGACCCGCCGCCAGTGGCTGCGCTCCGCTGTCGGGGCTGCCGGCGGCGCGACCTTCCTCGGCCTTCTCGACCCGCGCATCCTCTACGCCGCACCGAAGAAGAAGCCTGACCGAGCCCAATCGGTCATTCTCCTCTGGATGGGCGGCGGCATGAGTCATCTCGACACCTTCGACCCTCAGCCCGGCTCAGAGTTCGGTGGCCCTTTCGAGGGTATCAAGACGACCGCCGACGGCGTCGTCATCTCTCAGCACCTTCCGCGGATCGCGAGTCAGTTCAAGCACCTCTCCCTCATTCGCAGCATGACCAGTAACGAATTCGATCATGACCGCGCGACGTACCTCATGCACACCGGCTATCAGGTGCTGCCGAGCATGAAGCACTCGACCCTCGGTTCCATCACCGCCAAGTATCTTGGCCCTTCGCCGCGCGATGCGAATCTTCCGCCGTATGTCTCGATCGGCATTGACTGGGCCGCGGGCTATCTGGGCCCGAAGTTCGCTCCCTACTACGTCGGCGCGGCGGAGCGCGCCAACGAGAACCTCGTCGTTCCGCAGGGCGTCGGCGAGCGCCGGTTCAACGACCGGTTGAAGCTGCTCAGCGAATTCGACCGCAGCTTCCGGGCGAAGTACCCCCGCCATCCTGTTCTCGACGGCTTCGCCGAACACTACAACGCCGCCCTGCTCATGATGCGGCCGCGCACCGCGAAGGTCTTCAACCTCGACGCCGAGCCGGATGCCGTGCGCGCTGCCTACGGCGAAACATCCGGATTCGGGCAGGGCTGCCTGCTGGCGCGGCGACTAGTGCAGTACGGCGTACGCTTTATCGAGGTTGCCCTTCCCGGATGGGACACGCATCAGGACAACTTTGAGACGGTCAAGGCCAAGAGCGGTGAACTGGACGTTGCCGTTTCCACACTCATCGAGGACCTTCGCGCCAAGGACCTTTGGGACCAGACCGTTGTCATCCTCACCAGTGAATTCGGCCGGACGCCGAACATCAACGGCAATCAGGGCCGCGATCACTGGCCGCGCGTCTGGAGCACCGTCATCGGCGGCGGCGGCCTTGTCGGCGGTCAGGTCATCGGGGCGAGCGATCGGGGCCATGAAGTGGCCGACCGGCCCATCCGCGTGGGCGAGCTGCACGCCACTATCTGCCAGGCACTCGACATCGACTGGACGCGATCCAACAAGTCGTCCGAAGGGCGGCCGTTTCGCGTGGTCAATGACCACTCGGCCGCACCCATCGCGGAGCTATTCGCCTGAGTCTGGCTCAAGATTGCCGCCTCCTCTTGTCCATTCCGCCTTGCTGTCGCCATTCGCTGCCCTCTGCTAACATCCTGCGTCCGCTGCCGCGTCCGCGGCGGCATGAATCTTGCACCGGGTATGGATGTGACCGACGAACTTGCCAAACTCACTCTTGCCGCCCTTTCGATCGGGTTCTTCCATACCCTGCTCGGACCGGATCACTATGTCCCCTTTGTCGCCATGGCCCGTATCGGGCGGTGGTCGCTTCCGAAGACGATTGTAGTCACGGTGCTTTGCGGGATCGGGCATGTCGGCAGCTCGGTGATCCTGGGTTTGATCGGCGTTGCGGCGGGGGTGGCGGTGTTCAAGCTGGAGACGATTGAGGCGGCGCGCGGGTCGATCGCGGGGTGGATGCTGCTGGCGTTCGGGCTGGC
Proteins encoded in this region:
- a CDS encoding DUF1553 domain-containing protein gives rise to the protein MPSSGGKSPLMLMTLAVILIAGPAQTFAQDKVPDFSYSRPQGEPQMLKALPRERPTVPQVRFGNFRPFNEIDNFILARIKAEKVKPAKLCDDWDFARRASLDLVGLIPTATDLERYFKWNEKERRSKWIDFLLKQPQYADHWTIFWGDLLRERDRVRGAPNGALKRFIHRSLIENRPYDQWVQELITAQGPADENDAAAYILRDRGDPDVLTVSVTQSLLGIQLKCAQCHDHPTDWWTQKQFQGMAGFWHGSRPRPYRTQEVRVGDRVVPMPIFRLEDRERRADGTFITGAVSELGRGRRALADLITRRDDPFFARVAVNRLWNKLMGAGLVMPVDNFSALNPPSHSELLDWLALEFVDHNYDLRHILRSIATSRTYQQMSARKVPKLVRKVSDNGDESAREPGAMFEIMPLRRMSAEQIQDSILAATGRYRSQNWLRASILKPYPPPPRDFLTVFGASDRETLLPRPTTGSVQQSLTLMNGDFVSAAIRIHPDHPLVYWDRQSSLTSAQLVDALFVQFLTRLPTVKERQWALNYVGFGQNEWAWEDLQWALINTREFQYIR
- a CDS encoding DUF1501 domain-containing protein is translated as MNSCRGCESYQRMTRRQWLRSAVGAAGGATFLGLLDPRILYAAPKKKPDRAQSVILLWMGGGMSHLDTFDPQPGSEFGGPFEGIKTTADGVVISQHLPRIASQFKHLSLIRSMTSNEFDHDRATYLMHTGYQVLPSMKHSTLGSITAKYLGPSPRDANLPPYVSIGIDWAAGYLGPKFAPYYVGAAERANENLVVPQGVGERRFNDRLKLLSEFDRSFRAKYPRHPVLDGFAEHYNAALLMMRPRTAKVFNLDAEPDAVRAAYGETSGFGQGCLLARRLVQYGVRFIEVALPGWDTHQDNFETVKAKSGELDVAVSTLIEDLRAKDLWDQTVVILTSEFGRTPNINGNQGRDHWPRVWSTVIGGGGLVGGQVIGASDRGHEVADRPIRVGELHATICQALDIDWTRSNKSSEGRPFRVVNDHSAAPIAELFA